A stretch of the Pseudorasbora parva isolate DD20220531a chromosome 13, ASM2467924v1, whole genome shotgun sequence genome encodes the following:
- the ep400 gene encoding E1A-binding protein p400 isoform X6, producing the protein MHHGGGPPNVQRNLQRSKSFTGSEAEEQQQQQQSMPVTQQQSANANHPQSPVTSFAPSASPSAPQSPNYQIIMSRSPVTGQNMNITLQNVGPMVPGNQQITLASLPLQSPSSPGFQHQPQQWRFEPGSSSYIQVTSPLPQTIQPQSPTQHSPVPIQTVPRPNAPGSALGVCGQSPTRFVEAGIMVRQISLGSPPGSGHFVYQDGAGLAQLAPTATGAVQLTSPGTPGAVRERRLSQPHSQTGGTIHHLGPQSPVATGSALPTLGSPGHITTSNLPPQISSIIQGQLARPMIFEKTAQGVVAAPAGASFGVPSAIPPSSPSRSNPPQGLANQSMTPTSMKKMQLKKLEEIAPSNPEVAQLRKQCLEHHGKKMDSLKEVFKEYLIELFFLQHLQGNMMDYLAFKKKPCVPLFTYLRQNDLDLEDEEDEEEQSEVINDEVKVVTGKDGQTVTPVAIATQLPPNVSAAFSAQQQFQTHVGVAGGSISNPVDMEAFKRQQAQADQAKRSRMEVGRHGMIFQHPAVTALGSPGVPLQQLMPTAQGGMPPTPQTVQIGGQKQNQQQYDPSKGPPVQNAASLHTPPPQLPGRLPQGGIPMAGLPLSLSQGQAMLVDQQAPMTGGQLQVKVQGVQGTGALLAPVNPHAQLQAQLQQMQSGLHLQMQQQMQQSVMQPGQATVTLVRPGSDSSQPSQRLMSNSLSNPVMSPAPLTSPSSLPSPHLSAPVRTPSTGPSLSSAAQSKLATTNGTAGLKMSGLGQNPVGQNSQESFQDKQAEQAKLESHVHQRIAELRKEGQWSASRLPKLQEACRPKSQWDYLLEEMQWMAADFAQERRWKMAAAKKLVRTCARYHDEQKKMEEREKREEEMRLRQIASTIARGVDYFWSNIEQVVEIKLRFEIYDKQQKVLGLQKAVSKGQCAKPTQSSGEKPDKESKGQETGQSRKRKSSTSLSDVEVEDEESTIEEQEATEIAADQKAELVELTKEAEVPLDDLVKQYAGAYAEGFEWPQPTSQSEDEDREEADDMNSPLDCPHYAVLIDSLLSMDQYRGAERMTSGPDGKPTKDIAEVAAATDLILPKGSARTTLTSRSSPPALLHGSLREYQQVGVEWLANLYRKNLNGILADETGLGKTVQTVAYFAHLACNQGIWGPHLVVVRTCKLLNWEMEFKRWCPGLKILLYLGSRKQRRNKRLRWCEPNSFHVCVTSYKLLLKDQSHFIRRRWRHLVLDEVQLIKNMTEKHWETIFNIKSQQRILLINTPLQNTLKELWTMIHFLLPGITHPYLNFPIKPGTDQNQDYCHKLVIRLHRMIQPFILRRSKRDVEKQMPKKYEHILKCRLSKRQKSMYEDILIQPSAQEALKTGHFVRVLEVLMQLQKICNHPDLIQPRDVHNSYICQPLQYNTPSLLLTALQQDQWKTVDMSLFDLISNEGKLTRYEAEETLPKLRMTKQLIEEIYSARDPPARPRPCKIKPMRLFLPVQYGTKPEGRLVPMTSSTTQAPRATAVTTAPTTTTNPVTAALSTQPRGKSPLTTTTSTQASTIKSSSGQLLTGATPNPPSTPLAMGVTGVTTMSAVTPHVPAAHPLQPSLVSQRLVLSSQAQARLPSGDVMKVAQLVGQGRITQPETPVTLQFQGNKFTLSPSQLRQLTTGQPLQLQGNILQIVSAPGQPLLRPQGPPMVMPTVSQTVPVQNSSGTPPPATSTPQATTVTPAITDTETNAKHSANATTQESSEERNRQLKERLASLFHVNERRSSRSVFYGSDLIKTCSIYDGRPPPAFPAPQHSRWSWVGKDSCIRAQQTCVSTVAPLRSAILSNTEQEAAAGNLLKRFSCIIPAAVAPPPQLYASNPPPFYSIAQKSFRRRLQEVSAPHNAEIRNLACPPVTSFPDMHMLEMDSGKLEALSILLQKLSVENRRVLIFTQMASMLDILEAFLDHHHLTYVRLDESLSLEERQVQVKRFNRNRQIFCTILTNRCCSAMGHVFDADTIVFYDTDLNPSMDMRTQEWCDKIGRSKDIHIYRLESGNSIEEKLLKNGTKDLIREVAAQGMDYTLAFLTQRTIQDLFEVEAGSGEKVEEFVVLHQEPSPSESIPPHVARPYIQALNTIRLGTQYEDEEEKTEDGKSDKEEVGGQKAIDVEEGMREETSQLEELAAVMEQLTPIERYALHYLEYLHISEDEQVIRERIETAKKGWELQQQQKVKVEKEEQINLEDEEDLFTYTREDAYNMEYVFDNEDGQTEIMPLWTPPTPPQDDNDIYIDSVICLMYDTAPMPDSKLPPVYVRKERKRHMDQSALGRKKKKGHGESVIPPRSLFDKASLLKVRREGKDQKKNFSLKQQAPFAKPLPSLLKPAMEAGQDNPEWLISEDWALLQAVKQLLELPLNLTIVSPAHTPNWDLVSDVVNSCSRIYRSPKQCRNRYENVIIPREEGKLIYEANPKKNKTKSIYKSKNSRPLRTCQIYTQDDNATQIQLYNSRFELMKIIASKRSPPIKPLLGMNPFQKNPKHASVLAESGISYDKPLPPIQVASQRAERIAKEKKALAEQQRAQQLAQQQQQQTTGAAQPQGSATQPQAQPQATAAGAQAAGVPQPNQPGAAAVPNTAVLTGAIKTAAVGSSIQPATATVSGNVIVNTVAGVPPGQFQANKRLASPVIPGALPTAATATAQVVHTQQRAVPAAASPAEVVAIATGQSVRAVTPVTASAVVSTNLTPGQSQTRTLVAPAPGMQLSQGKQLTQAQFQLLRQQQLQQQQQQQQPQATSPQIKAVGKPQQELLKKQKLQMSQQQVAAAVAAAQGQQAASTQQTQQVHATPAATANPQIAAVAAPRAGAVLTGTTVTNLQVARLTRVPAPGTIQAQPGQTAQVTLTKPPPVVSVPAVVSSAGVTTLPVTVAGISVAIGQTQKTGGQVVTHPFQMQQVQHLLQRQKQQANAQAAVQKAAQPQQTQAAVQQKLGTQQAAQTTAQQQQKVTYATTTQLQPGIKTQFFTTSIAQQKPATAQQIQVAKLPQIVQQQIVSSPQQIQAQPQTVALAQAAPTAGSAQAQVQVIPAGNATATQVVQQKLLQQQAVTAAAATSPQIQTPPPHSPAQQQSGTAAPASDTPAQLAASTPQPQQGKGNTRTGAAMRSKTPAKPSGGS; encoded by the exons ATGCACCATGGAGGAGGCCCACCAAATGTGCAGAGGAACCTTCAGAGATCAAAGTCCTTCACTGGATCTGAGGCAGAagaacaacagcagcagcagcagtccATGCCGGTTACCCAGCAACAGTCAGCAAATGCCAATCACCCCCAGTCTCCGGTGACATCTTTTGCACCATCTGCGAGTCCGTCTGCACCACAGTCTCCCAATTACCAAATCATCATGAGCCGTAGTCCGGTCACAGGCCAGAACATGAACATCACTTTACAGAATGTGGGACCAATGGTTCCAGGGAATCAGCAGATCACACTCGCCTCCCTTCCTCTCCAGAGCCCATCGTCCCCTGGCTTTCAGCATCAGCCCCAGCAGTGGAGGTTTGAGCCTGGGTCTTCGTCTTACATCCAGGTGACGTCACCCTTGCCCCAGACCATACAGCCTCAAAGTCCCACCCAGCACAGTCCGGTCCCCATACAGACTGTGCCCAGGCCGAACGCTCCTGGGTCAGCTCTGGGAGTGTGTGGTCAAAGCCCAACGCGGTTTGTGGAGGCAGGTATTATGGTTAGGCAGATCAGCTTGGGCAGCCCACCCGGAAGTGGTCATTTTGTGTACCAAGATGGAGCAGGATTGGCTCAGCTGGCTCCGACCGCAACAGGTGCTGTTCAGCTGACCTCACCTGGGACGCCGGGGGCCGTCAGAGAAAGACGACTGTCCCAGCCACACTCTCAAACCGGAGGCACCATACACCATTTGGGCCCACAGAGCCCAGTTGCGACAGGGTCTGCTCTCCCGACGTTGGGCAGCCCTGGGCATATCACCACGTCCAATCTGCCTCCTCAGATCAGTAGCATCATCCAAGGCCAGTTAGCACGACCCATGATTTTTGAGAAGACTGCACAAGGCGTTGTGGCAGCTCCTGCGGGGGCCTCTTTTGGGGTCCCGTCTGCCATCCCTCCCTCCAGCCCATCCAGGAGCAACCCTCCCCAGGGCCTCGCCAACCAGTCCATGACCCCCACCAGCATGAAGAAGATGCAGCTGAAGAAGCTGGAAGAGATTGCGCCCTCAAACCCCGAAGTGGCACAGTTGAGGAAGCAGTGTCTGGAGCATCATGGGAAGAAAATGGACAGTCTGAAGGAGGTGTTTAAAGAGTACCTGATTGAGCTATTTTTCCTGCAGCATCTGCAAGGGAACATGATGGACTACCTTGCCTTCAAGAAAAAGCCTTGTGTGCCTCTCTTCACCTACCTGAGGCAAAACGATCTTGACCTTGAAGATGAAGAGGATGAGGAAGAGCAGTCTGAGGTCATTAATGATGAG GTGAAAGTAGTGACTGGAAAGGATGGACAGACGGTGACTCCTGTTGCTATAGCTACACAACTCCCACCCAACGTGTCTGCAGCGTTCTCTGCTCAGCAGCAGTTCCAG ACCCATGTCGGGGTGGCAGGTGGCAGCATCTCTAACCCTGTGGACATGGAGGCTTTCAAACGCCAGCAGGCACAAGCAG ATCAAGCTAAGAGGTCCCGGATGGAAGTGGGTCGTCATGGGATGATATTCCAACACCCCGCTGTAACTGCTTTAGGATCTCCCGGCGTTCCCCTCCAGCAGCTTATGCCGACAGCGCAAG GAGGCATGCCCCCAACCCCACAAACAGTCCAGATTGGTGGGCAGAAGCAGAACCAGCAGCAGTATGACCCATCCAAAGGTCCCCCGGTCCAGAACGCCGCCAGCCTTCACACGCCACCCCCACAGCTTCCAGGCCGCCTACCCCAGGGTGGAATCCCCATGGCGGGTCTGCCTCTCTCCCTGTCCCAGGGTCAGGCCATGTTGGTAGACCAGCAGGCTCCGATGACTGGAGGTCAGCTCCAGGTCAAGGTGCAGGGTGTGCAGGGTACTGGGGCCTTGCTGGCTCCAGTTAACCCACATGCTCAGCTGCAGGCACAGCTTCAGCAGATGCAGTCAGGGCTCCACCTCCAGATGCAACAGCAGATGCAGCAGTCCGTCATGCAGCCTGGACAGGCA aCTGTGACACTTGTTCGTCCTGGATCAGATTCCTCCCAGCCTTCCCAACGTTTGATGTCCAACTCCCTGTCCAACCCGGTTATGTCTCCTGCTCCTCTCACATCCCCGTCCTCTCTACCCTCCCCACACCTGTCTGCCCCGGTTCGCACCCCAAGTACTGGCCCCAGCCTCTCCTCTGCTGCCCAGTCCAAACTCGCTACCACAAATGGCACCGCCGGGCTCAAAATGTCTGGGCTGGGTCAGAATCCGGTCGGGCAGAACTCACAGGAAAGCTTTCAAGACAAACAAGCAGAACAAGCCAAGCTG GAGAGTCATGTGCACCAGCGCATTGCAGAGCTCCGTAAAGAGGGCCAGTGGTCAGCTAGCCGTTTACCCAAGCTGCAGGAGGCCTGCAGGCCCAAATCCCAATGGGACTACTTGCTGGAGGAGATGCAGTGGATGGCTGCTGACTTTGCCCAGGAAAGACGCTGGAAGATGGCTGCTGCCAAGAAG CTTGTGCGTACATGTGCACGTTACCACGACGAACAGAAGAAGATGGAGGAACGTGAGAAGAGAGAGGAGGAAATGAGACTCCGGCAAATAGCCAGCACCATCGCTCGTGGGGTTGACTACTTCTGGTCCAATATTGAACAG GTTGTGGAAATCAAGCTGCGTTTTGAGATCTATgacaaacaacaaaaagttCTCGGCCTGCAGAAGGCTGTGAGTAAAG GTCAGTGTGCTAAACCAACCCAGTCATCTGGAGAGAAGCCAGATAAAGAGAGTAAAGGG CAGGAGACTGGCCAATCCCGCAAGAGAAAGTCGAGCACTTCGCTGTCAGATGTAGAGG TTGAGGATGAGGAAAGTACAATAGAAGAACAGGAGGCTACGGAGATTGCAGCTGATCAGAAAGCAGAGCTTGTCGAACTGACAAAAGAAG CTGAAGTGCCATTGGATGATCTGGTAAAGCAGTACGCTGGTGCTTACGCTGAGGGCTTTGAGTGGCCGCAGCCTACCAGCCAGAGTGAGGATGAAGACCGAGAGGAAGCTGATG ACATGAATTCTCCATTGGACTGTCCACATTATGCAGTGCTGATAGACTCTTTGCTGAGTATGGATCAATACCGTGGGGCTGAGCGGATGACTTCTGGCCCTGATGGGAAGCCCACAAAGGATATCGCTGAGGTGGCCGCAGCAACGGACCTGATTCTGCCCAAAGGCAGTGCCAGGACCACTCTTACT AGTCGTTCCTCTCCTCCTGCTTTGTTGCACGGCTCTCTGAGAGAGTACCAGCAGGTCGGGGTAGAGTGGCTGGCAAACCTGTACCGCAAAAACCTCAATGGCATCCTGGCAGATGAAACTGGCCTTGGCAAAACTGTACAGACTGTGGCTTACTTCGCTCACTTGGCCTGCAACCAGG GTATATGGGGACCGCATTTGGTGGTGGTAAGGACCTGTAAGCTGTTGAACTGGGAAATGGAGTTCAAACGCTGGTGTCCTGGCCTGAAGATACTCCTGTACCTCGGCAGCCGAAAGCAGCGCAGAAACAAAAGATTG AGGTGGTGTGAGCCCAACAGCTTCCACGTGTGTGTGACTTCATATAAGCTTCTGCTAAAAGATCAGTCTCACTTTATAAGGAGGCGATGGAGGCACCTGGTGCTGGACGAGGTGCAGCTCATTAAGAACATGACTGAGAAACACTGGGAAACCATCTTCAACATAAAGAG TCAACAGAGGATCCTCTTAATCAACACACCCCTGCAGAACACTCTAAAAGAATTATGGACAATGATCCACTTTCTCCTGCCTGGAATCACTCACCCATACCTCAACTTCCCCATCAAACCCGGCACCGATCAAAACCAGGACTACTGTCACAAACTGGTCATCAGACTGCACAGG ATGATTCAGCCCTTTATCCTGCGTCGTTCCAAGAGGGATGTAGAGAAGCAAATGCCCAAGAAGTATGAACACATTCTCAAGTGCCGTCTGTCCAAGAGGCAAAAGAGCATGTACGAAGACATCCTCATCCAGCCCAG TGCACAGGAGGCTCTAAAGACAGGACATTTTGTCAGAGTCCTGGAGGTTCTTATGCAGCTGCAGAAGATCTGCAACCATCCAGATCTGATCCAACCCAGAGATGTGCACAACTCTTACATATGTCAGCCACTTCAGTACAATACCCCATCATTACTGCTCACCGCACTGCAGCAGGACCAGTGGAAG ACTGTAGATATGTCACTGTTTGACCTGATCAGTAACGAGGGCAAATTGACCCGTTATGAGGCAGAGGAGACTCTGCCAAAACTCAGAATGACCAAACAGCTGATCGAAGAGATCTACAGTGCACGTGACCCACCTGCACGACCCAGACCATGCAAGATCAAACCTATGAG GTTGTTCCTGCCGGTGCAGTATGGGACTAAACCAGAGGGACGTCTTGTCCCCATGACTAGCAGCACCACTCAAGCCCCTCGTGCCACAGCTGTGACTACTGCCCCCACCACAACCACCAACCCTGTTACTGCTGCTCTCAGCACACAGCCCAGGGGCAAATCACCTCTTACCACAACCACTTCCACACAGG CCTCCACAATCAAAAGTTCATCAGGACAACTCTTAACAGGAGCCACCCCTAACCCCCCCTCTACCCCTCTGGCTATGGGTGTGACAGGGGTCACCACTATGTCTGCTGTGACCCCTCACGTCCCTGCCGCCCACCCCCTCCAGCCCAGTTTGGTATCCCAGAGGCTGGTGCTCAGCTCCCAGGCCCAGGCACGCTTGCCTA GTGGAGATGTTATGAAGGTTGCTCAGTTGGTTGGACAGGGCCGGATCACCCAGCCAGAGACCCCTGTGACCCTGCAGTTCCAGGGAAACAAGTTCACCTTGTCCCCAAGTCAGCTGCGGCAGCTCACCACCGGCCAGCCCCTGCAGCTCCAAG GCAACATCCTGCAGATTGTGTCAGCCCCCGGACAGCCTCTTCTCAGGCCACAAGGACCACCTATGGTGATGCCTACCGTGTCCCAGACTGTGCCTGTCCAGAACTCCTCAGGCACCCCACCCCCTGCCACCTCCACACCACAAG CAACCACAGTCACTCCAGCTATCACAGACACGGAAACAAACGCTAAACACTCAGCTAATGCCACAACACAG GAGTCAAGTGAGGAACGAAACAGGCAGCTGAAAGAGCGTCTTGCTAGTTTATTTCACGTGAACGAACGACGGTCCTCACGCTCTGTGTTTTATGGCTCAGACCTGATCAAGACCTGCTCAATTTATGATGGACGCCCTCCACCGGCCTTCCCCGCTCCTCAGCACTCCCGCTGGTCCTGGGTTGGCAAAGACAGTTGCATCAGGGCTCAGCAGACATGCGTGTCCACAGTGGCTCCACTCCGCTCAGCGATTCTCTCTAACACGGAGCAGGAGGCAGCAGCAGGCAACTTGTTGAAGAG GTTCTCCTGCATAATTCCTGCTGCTGTGGCCCCTCCCCCTCAGCTGTATGCGTCCAATCCTCCACCATTTTACAGTATAGCACAAAAATCATTCAGGCGACGACTACAGGAAGTGTCTGCTCCACACAATGCAGAGATCCGTAACTTAGCCTGTCCACCTGTTACCAGCTTCCCTGATATGCACATGCTGGAGATGGATTCAG GAAAACTAGAGGCGCTGTCAATCCTGCTGCAGAAGCTGAGCGTCGAGAACAGGCGTGTTCTGATCTTCACTCAGATGGCTAGCATGCTAGACATACTGGAGGCCTTCTTAGACCACCATCACCTCACCTACGTACGGCTGGATGAGAGTCTGTCACTGGAGGAGAGACAG GTGCAGGTCAAGAGGTTTAACCGCAACCGACAGATCTTCTGCACCATCCTGACCAATCGCTGCTGCTCAGCCATGGGCCACGTGTTTGACGCAGATACAATTGTGTTTTACGACACAGACCTAAATCCAAGCATGGACATGCGCACGCAGGAGTGGTGTGACAAGATCGGCCGCTCCAAAGACATCCACATCTACAG GTTGGAGAGCGGGAACTCCATTGAGGAGAAGCTCTTGAAGAATGGCACTAAAGACCTTATTCGAGAGGTAGCTGCACAGGGCATGGACTACACTCTGGCTTTTTTAACACAG CGCACCATTCAGGATCTGTTTGAGGTAGAAGCCGGCTCTGGAGAGAAAGTGGAGGAGTTTGTGGTCCTTCACCAGGAGCCCTCCCCATCTGAATCCATCCCCCCTCATGTGGCCAGACCTTACATCCAGGCCCTGAATACCATCCGGCTGGGGACCCAATatgaagatgaggaggagaAGACGGAGGATGGCAAAAGTGATAAAGAGGAAGTGGGTGGACAAAAAGCGATTGATGTGGAGGAAGGGATGAGAGAGGAGACATCACAGTTAGAGGAGCTGGCGGCAGTAATGGAGCAG CTGACACCTATTGAGAGATACGCACTACACTATCTGGAGTATCTGCACATCAGCGAGGATGAACAGGTTATAAGG GAACGCATAGAGACTGCTAAGAAAGGCTGGGAGCTGCAGCAGCAACAGAAAGTGAAGGTGGAGAAAGAGGAACAAATTAACTTAGAAGATGAGGAGGATCTCTTCACCTACACCAGAGAGGATGCATACAACATG GAGTATGTGTTTGACAATGAAGATGGACAGACGGAAATAATGCCG CTGTGGACTCCCCCAACTCCTCCGCAGGATGATAACGATATCTACATTGACTCTGTAATCTGTCTCATGTATGACACTGCGCCCATGCCCGATTCCAAACTGCCTCCAGTCTACGTCCGCAAAGAGCGCAAGAGGCACATGGACCAATCAG CTCTGGGACGTAAGAAAAAGAAGGGCCACGGAGAATCAGTGATTCCTCCGAGATCTCTCTTTGATAAGGCTAGTCTGCTCAAAGTAAGGCGGGAAGGAAAAGATCAGAAGAAGAACTTTTCTCTAAAGCAGCAGGCTCCCTTTGCTAAACCGCTGCCCTCACTGCTCAAACCAGCCATGGAGGCCGGACAGGACAACCCTGAGTGGCTCATCAGTGAAGACTGGGCCTTGCTACAG GCTGTAAAGCAGTTACTGGAACTTCCTCTGAACCTGACCATTGTGTCTCCTGCTCACACTCCTAACTGGGACCTGGTGAGCGATGTGGTCAACTCCTGCAGCAGGATTTACCGCTCGCCTAAGCAATGCCGGAACCGCTACGAGAACGTCATCATTCCAAGAGAGGAGGGCAAG CTAATATATGAAGCTAACCCAAAGAAGAACAAGACGAAGAGCATTTATAAG TCCAAGAACAGTCGTCCTCTGCGCACGTGTCAGATCTACACACAGGACGACAACGCCACACAGATTCAGTTGTACAACAGCCGTTTTGAGCTAATGAAAATCATCGCTAGCAAGAGGAGCCCTCCCATAAAACCACT ACTGGGCATGAATCCGTTCCAGAAGAACCCCAAGCATGCCTCTGTGCTGGCAGAGAG TGGGATAAGCTACGACAAGCCTCTGCCTCCTATCCAGGTTGCCTCTCAGAGAGCTGAGAGAATCGCAAAAGAGAAAAAG GCACTAGCCGAACAGCAGCGGGCTCAGCAGTTAGCccagcaacaacagcagcagactACAGGAGCCGCCCAGCCTCAGGGATCTGCCACCCAGCCTCAAGCCCAGCCACAGGCAACTGCAGCAGGCGCACAGGCCGCCGGAGTGCCTCAGCCCAACCAGCCCGGAGCAGCAGCAGTCCCCAACACCGCTGTACTG ACTGGAGCTATCAAGACCGCTGCAGTGGGCTCAAGCATCCAGCCAG CCACGGCTACAGTGAGTGGGAATGTGATTGTAAACACTGTGGCTGGAGTTCCTCCCGGTCAGTTCCAGGCGAACAAACGTCTGGCATCTCCGGTCATACCTGGAGCCCTGCCT ACTGCAGCAACGGCCACAGCTCAGGTGGTTCACACTCAGCAGAGAGCAGTGCCTGCTGCAGCTTCCCCAGCAGAGGTCGTTGCCATAGCGACGGGTCAGAGCGTTAGAGCCGTTACCCCAGTGACCGCTTCCGCTGTGGTGTCCACTAATCTGACTCCGGGTCAGTCCCAAACACGCACGCTGGTGGCTCCAG CTCCAGGTATGCAGTTGTCTCAGGGTAAGCAACTCACACAAGCTCAATTCCAGCTCCTCCgacagcagcagttacagcagcagcagcagcaacagcaacCACAAGCTACATCTCCACAGATCAAAGCAGTAGGAAAGCCACAGCAG GAGTTGCTGAAGAAGCAGAAGCTGCAGATGTCCCAGCAACAGGTTGCGGCGGCGGTAGCTGCAGCTCAAGGTCAGCAGGCTGCATCTACTCAGCAAACGCAGCAGGTTCACGCCACACCCGCGGCTACGGCCAACCCTCAGATAGCTGCAGTCGCTGCACCCAGAGCGGGAGCTGTACTCACTGGAACCACTGTTACCAACTTACAAGTGGCCAGACTG ACACGTGTCCCTGCCCCAGGAACCATTCAAGCTCAGCCGGGTCAAACCGCCCAGGTGACTCTGACCAAACCACCTCCGGTAGTCTCAGTTCCTGCTGTGGTCTCCTCTGCCGGAGTCACGACACTTCCTGTCACTGTGGCTGGCATTAGCGTCGCAATCGGACAGACTCAGAAAACAG